A part of Maridesulfovibrio hydrothermalis AM13 = DSM 14728 genomic DNA contains:
- a CDS encoding DUF748 domain-containing protein translates to MLKKIRNKWNQLDKWRKAGVIVAGLLVFYTLVGFFLIPFTARKVALSKLPEVLNRPVNISRIDFNPYTLHLKIEGFEIGKKEGEGNLLSFKLFDINFDSFSLFRFSAIFDHIIVVDPQVDFSIFRGGSSVSDLIPEQAATDEPVENADEQKSLFPFIVRNLVITNGTCRVYDKVRNMQHVVDNVDLMIPFTSSLSRDNEKQVQPTLNMIINGTPFELKGHSLPFNETLKTEFIFSLKNAQLDEYWAYLPIYETTDLKSGSFSTSLTLSLERSENILPRVIIRGKANISNFDLTARKGPSFLKFKDLDIKLDEISILRRILKVGSVKLTDPYLKIGLKKDGGLDILDYIAPSIEAGKKSKKNESEEGPALAALVSEFILENGQVDFTDNAFSDGFHKKIGPISIRAEKISTTKDAAGSYDFKIGSNATEIISGHGSLGLVPLSVNGSVAVADLDIPDYHIYFDDPLPLDIGSGRVGAGSDFVFTPASETVRLSNIRVEVDNLALTPKGGGRTLIGLGGFAMTNGTVDVKEKSVFIDSINLNKALIKLMRDSKGIDLVQHLEKHKQSSAAKAAVPAEVILEEEQAKEDSGEVVSVVDEKKWKVALNKFSLTDSAVEFTDKAATKTTSVNITGINAGVRELTFPEEKPVKLSLAANINKRGSISVKGEAGLQPLKGQGSVEIRKFRLRDFNGYLPSEMQMNIARGHIDVRGNWSFTAGDKPSAAYTGRVQLKDLLIRDNQGNRKFFHLSELAVRDIDFTSSPLKVKAGSIAVLAPNIYLEREADGTFNAGRMLTGKRADPVNATLVEKQAEEAAKKSRVASVPAAVVSQVQTDEVQDSVSGGRKDNFIFVDKMYMTNGTVIFKDHTVDPAFELDITKMRSAVYGLELPQGQRTDLSFNATFDQQAPLVVEGYLQPTAGGADTDLKISLINLDMTQLSPYTEKFIAYPVSTGMLSSDVSFKLRGKSVAVENVFDIYQFDVGEKVDNPDAPNIPIGFGLALLRDSSGNIRLDIPVEGDLADPQFRLGRVIGAAIVNILVKAVTSPFALIGALVGGGEDMDVLLFAPGTAQIKEDELAKVESVAKAMQDRPGLKLEISGFTSPDDIPALEEMAFRRQVAMPKFLELEGDENAPDSVDEVVVSEEEYPEYLEAAYKDATFERPTNFLGIVTAQPLPDMEKALRDHIKITDTQLAELSRSRAEIIRTLLTEKFGVAPERVFLKGMSATGKGTGPRVELGLQ, encoded by the coding sequence ATGCTTAAAAAAATACGCAATAAATGGAATCAGCTTGATAAGTGGCGCAAAGCAGGGGTAATCGTTGCCGGCCTGCTCGTTTTTTATACTCTGGTCGGTTTTTTTCTAATCCCTTTCACTGCAAGGAAAGTTGCTCTTTCAAAATTGCCTGAAGTTTTGAACAGGCCGGTTAATATTTCTCGCATTGATTTTAATCCTTATACCCTGCACCTGAAAATTGAGGGATTTGAGATCGGTAAAAAAGAAGGTGAAGGGAATCTTTTATCCTTCAAACTCTTTGATATAAATTTTGACTCATTTTCTCTTTTCAGGTTTTCAGCTATTTTTGATCATATAATTGTGGTTGATCCGCAGGTGGATTTTTCTATTTTCAGAGGCGGCAGCAGTGTCAGTGATTTGATTCCTGAACAGGCTGCAACGGATGAGCCTGTAGAAAATGCAGATGAGCAGAAATCACTGTTTCCCTTTATTGTCCGCAATTTGGTGATCACCAACGGAACTTGCAGAGTATACGACAAAGTTCGAAATATGCAGCACGTGGTCGATAATGTGGACCTGATGATTCCGTTTACCTCATCTCTTAGCAGGGATAATGAAAAACAGGTTCAGCCGACTCTTAATATGATTATCAACGGGACTCCGTTTGAGCTTAAAGGGCACTCTCTTCCGTTTAATGAGACTCTGAAAACAGAATTCATTTTTTCTCTTAAAAATGCACAGCTCGATGAGTATTGGGCTTATCTTCCTATTTATGAAACCACTGACCTGAAAAGCGGGTCTTTCAGCACCAGCCTGACTCTCTCTCTTGAGCGCAGTGAAAATATATTACCGCGAGTGATCATTCGGGGTAAAGCTAACATTAGTAATTTTGATCTTACTGCCAGAAAGGGGCCTTCTTTCCTGAAATTCAAGGATCTCGATATTAAGCTGGATGAGATAAGCATACTCAGAAGAATACTGAAGGTCGGCTCAGTGAAACTTACTGATCCGTATCTTAAAATAGGCCTTAAAAAAGACGGCGGTCTCGATATTCTGGACTACATAGCTCCTTCAATTGAAGCTGGGAAAAAATCTAAGAAAAATGAATCAGAAGAAGGACCGGCTCTTGCCGCATTGGTCAGTGAATTCATTCTCGAAAACGGGCAGGTGGATTTTACTGACAATGCATTCAGTGACGGGTTCCACAAGAAAATCGGTCCCATTTCAATCAGGGCGGAAAAAATAAGTACCACCAAAGATGCTGCCGGTAGTTATGATTTCAAAATAGGCTCCAATGCTACTGAGATTATCAGCGGACATGGCTCGCTGGGACTAGTTCCCCTTTCCGTGAACGGTTCAGTGGCGGTGGCAGATCTGGATATTCCAGACTATCATATTTATTTTGACGATCCGCTTCCGCTTGATATCGGGTCCGGCAGAGTTGGCGCGGGCAGTGATTTTGTTTTCACCCCTGCAAGCGAAACCGTGCGGCTTAGCAATATACGTGTTGAGGTTGATAACCTTGCTCTGACCCCTAAAGGTGGCGGCAGAACATTGATCGGCCTTGGCGGGTTTGCCATGACTAACGGTACGGTTGATGTAAAGGAAAAGTCTGTTTTTATCGATTCCATAAATCTTAATAAGGCTTTGATTAAGCTGATGCGTGACAGCAAAGGCATTGATCTGGTTCAGCATTTGGAAAAGCATAAACAGAGTTCTGCCGCAAAGGCAGCAGTTCCAGCTGAAGTTATATTGGAAGAGGAGCAGGCAAAAGAAGACTCCGGTGAAGTTGTTTCCGTGGTGGATGAAAAAAAGTGGAAGGTGGCGCTAAATAAATTCAGTCTTACTGATTCAGCGGTAGAATTTACTGACAAAGCAGCCACCAAAACGACTTCCGTCAATATCACCGGAATCAATGCAGGTGTGAGGGAACTGACTTTCCCTGAAGAGAAACCTGTGAAGCTTTCCCTTGCTGCAAATATAAATAAACGAGGTTCTATTTCCGTAAAAGGTGAGGCCGGTTTGCAACCGCTTAAAGGGCAGGGCAGCGTGGAGATCCGTAAATTCAGGTTGCGTGACTTCAATGGTTATCTGCCTTCTGAAATGCAGATGAACATCGCCCGCGGGCATATTGATGTGCGCGGAAACTGGAGTTTTACTGCCGGCGATAAGCCTTCGGCGGCATATACCGGACGGGTGCAGTTAAAGGATCTGCTTATTCGTGATAATCAAGGCAATCGTAAGTTTTTCCATCTCTCTGAACTGGCGGTGAGAGATATTGATTTCACCTCTTCTCCGCTAAAAGTGAAGGCCGGCTCAATCGCTGTGCTGGCTCCGAATATTTATCTGGAAAGAGAAGCAGACGGCACGTTTAATGCCGGACGTATGCTCACCGGAAAAAGGGCTGATCCGGTTAATGCGACTCTGGTCGAGAAGCAGGCTGAAGAAGCTGCCAAGAAGTCAAGAGTGGCTTCTGTCCCTGCTGCTGTCGTTTCGCAGGTACAGACTGACGAGGTGCAGGATTCTGTTTCCGGAGGCAGGAAAGACAATTTTATTTTTGTGGATAAAATGTACATGACTAACGGTACGGTAATTTTCAAGGATCATACTGTTGATCCGGCCTTTGAACTTGATATTACCAAAATGCGTTCCGCTGTATACGGTCTTGAGCTGCCACAGGGGCAGCGGACTGATCTGTCATTTAATGCAACTTTTGATCAGCAGGCTCCGCTGGTGGTCGAGGGCTATCTGCAACCGACCGCAGGCGGGGCTGATACGGACTTGAAGATATCTCTCATCAATCTCGATATGACTCAGCTTTCGCCGTACACGGAAAAGTTTATAGCCTATCCGGTCAGCACCGGTATGCTCAGTTCTGACGTATCATTTAAGCTGCGCGGTAAAAGTGTTGCTGTAGAGAATGTATTTGATATTTATCAGTTTGATGTGGGGGAGAAGGTTGATAATCCCGATGCACCTAATATTCCTATAGGTTTCGGGCTGGCCTTGCTGCGGGACAGCAGCGGTAATATCCGGCTCGATATTCCCGTAGAAGGCGACCTTGCTGATCCTCAGTTCCGGCTGGGGCGGGTGATCGGGGCAGCCATTGTGAATATACTGGTCAAGGCTGTAACATCACCTTTTGCCCTTATAGGCGCTCTGGTCGGCGGCGGGGAGGATATGGATGTGCTCCTGTTTGCTCCCGGTACTGCTCAGATCAAGGAGGATGAACTTGCTAAAGTGGAGTCCGTTGCCAAAGCAATGCAGGACCGTCCCGGTTTGAAGCTTGAGATCAGTGGATTTACTTCCCCTGACGATATTCCGGCTTTGGAGGAAATGGCTTTCAGGCGACAGGTTGCCATGCCTAAATTTCTTGAGCTTGAAGGGGATGAGAATGCACCGGATTCTGTTGACGAGGTGGTCGTCAGTGAGGAAGAATATCCGGAGTATCTTGAAGCTGCGTACAAAGATGCAACTTTTGAAAGGCCTACGAACTTTCTGGGTATCGTGACAGCCCAGCCTCTGCCGGATATGGAAAAGGCGCTGCGTGATCATATAAAAATTACTGATACCCAGCTTGCAGAACTTTCCAGAAGCAGGGCGGAGATTATCCGCACGCTGCTGACGGAAAAGTTCGGCGTAGCTCCTGAAAGGGTGTTCCTTAAGGGCATGAGTGCCACTGGAAAGGGAACCGGGCCAAGAGTAGAACTTGGTTTGCAGTAG
- a CDS encoding YtxH domain-containing protein translates to MSLIKKYIYVLCLVAFMAVAAGCESEGPGEKAGKQFDEALNKAKESMQDMSDQAKEAYDQMSDQAKEAYDKAKESMEK, encoded by the coding sequence ATGAGCTTAATTAAAAAATATATTTATGTATTGTGTCTGGTTGCTTTTATGGCCGTTGCCGCAGGTTGCGAAAGTGAAGGGCCTGGAGAAAAGGCCGGTAAGCAGTTTGATGAGGCTTTGAATAAAGCCAAGGAGTCCATGCAGGACATGAGTGATCAGGCAAAGGAAGCATACGACCAGATGAGTGATCAGGCCAAAGAGGCATATGATAAGGCTAAAGAGAGTATGGAAAAATAG